A genomic window from Zalophus californianus isolate mZalCal1 chromosome 13, mZalCal1.pri.v2, whole genome shotgun sequence includes:
- the LOC118356220 gene encoding epididymal-specific lipocalin-10-like, producing RVLVLALMPATGSRPQEQLPRESHNLNWNKFSGFWYILAVASEGQRFLPGRDRRKLGASMLEVHKAGQLKVVLAFSRESQGCQSHTLILRKDRKKAMFRNTCAYRAAPRFSSGPVKGVEGFHVLSTDYSYGVVYVRLGRAGRTSKTLLLLSESSGKIWGGGVRGAGQVGDGGATSSEGKVWKHLPQLGLPDRAPQTAPHGRPRWTLILTAQRADLANSGEVPIPGLQMAASSLCQVSGRGLRCLPLLIRALTPS from the exons CGTGTGCTGGTCTTGGCGCTTATGCCTGCTACGGGGTCCCGGCCGCAGGAACAGCTACCCAGGGAGTCCCACAACCTCAACTGGAACAAG TTTTCAGGGTTCTGGTACATTCTGGCTGTCGCCTCTGAGGGTCAGAGATTCTTGCCAGGCAGAGACAGGAGGAAGCTGGGGGCATCGATGTTGGAGGTCCACAAAGCGGGCCAGCTGAAGGTGGTCCTTGCCTTCAGCCGTGA gtcaCAGGGGTGTCAGTCACACACATTAATTCTGCGGAAAGATAGGAAAAAGGCGATGTTCAGGAATACTTGTGCGT ATCGGGCGGCCCCACGCTTCTCTTCCGGTCCAGTGAAGGGGGTCGAGGGCTTCCACGTGCTGTCCACCGACTACAGCTACGGTGTGGTCTACGTGCGCCTGGGCCGGGCCGGCCGGACCTCTAAGACCCTGCTGCTCCTCAGTGAGTCCAGTGGAAAAATCTGGGGAGGGGGCGTGCGGGGTGCGGGTCAGGTGGGGGACGGAGGGGCGACAAGCTCAGAGGGCAAGGTATGGAAGCACCTGCCTCAGCTCGGGCTCCCTGACAGAGCACCACAGACCGCACCGCACGGGCGCCCGCGATGGACATTGATTCTCACGGCTCAGCGCGCCGACCTGGCGAATTCCGGGGAGGTCCCcattcctggtttgcagatggccgcCTCTTCACTATGTCAAGTGTCGGGGAGAGGGCTCCggtgtcttcctcttcttatacGGGCACTGACCCCATCATGA
- the LOC113935263 gene encoding uncharacterized protein LOC113935263: MRRLLGRVRACAGSTCLRPTVGGRTPPTRPRPPRVHLRHVHPKGGSRSATQNHANGVPPPTPHGTVRKLRAGDGGTGLGRTRWRSTGNPRRQSRDGHRTLRGTPCRPPLDGDPSALIVQRMTGPRTKKSPCLQGPSPPFWAPGWTSTQRTSVSPDVPCLKQLVAHVQLNMPGSDLERHAHLLMAQLEHAEPTQADPEDEKTGAAPPSEELERLHLHL, encoded by the exons ATGCGCCGTCTGCTGGGCCGTGTGCGCGCCTGCGCAGGATCCACCTGCCTCCGACCGACCGTTGGTGGGAGGACCCCGCCCACCCGACCCCGCCCACCCAGAGTGCACCTGCGCCACGTCCACCCAAAAGGTGGGAGCCGATCGGCCACCCAGAACCACGCTAATGGAGTTCCTCCTCCAACCCCTCATGGGACAGTCCGCAAACTGAGGGCAGGAGACGGAGGGACTGGCCTGGGACGCACCAG GTGGAGGTCCACCGGTAACCCTAGACGACAAAGCAGAGATGGGCACAGGACGTTGCGTGGGACGCCCTGCCGGCCTCCTCTAGATGGGGATCCCTCTGCTCTCATTGTCCAAAGGATGACGGGCCCTAGGACGAAGAAGAGCCCCTGTCTCCAAG GGCCATCTCCTCCattctgggcacctggctggacCAGTACTCAGAGGACTTCTGTCAGCCCGGACGTTCCCTGCCTCAAGCAGCTGGTGGCCCATGTGCAGCTCAACATGCCCGGTTCTGACCTGGAGCGCCATGCCCACCTTCTGATGGCCCAGTTGGAGCACGCAGAGCCGACGCAGGCTGACCCTGAGGATGAGAAGACCGGAG cTGCTCCACCATCTGAGGAGCTAGAGCGACTCCATCTGCATCTCTAG